The Minwuia thermotolerans sequence CCCTGGTCCATCTCGACCGCGTTGAACGAGGTCATGGGCTGCAGCTGCAGCGGTTCGCGGAACGGCGTGTAGGGCACGCCGGCCGGCCATGTCACCGGGGCGCTCACGGGTTGGCCCTCGGCCGGGGCAGGCTCATGGGCAGGCCGCCGTCGCGCATGGCGGCGAAGACCGGGCCCTGGCCGGAGCGGAGGTCGGCAGCGATGTCGCCGGAGACGTCGTCCTTCAGGCGCCGCAGGAAGTCGATGCGCAGCCCGCCGTCAGGCGTGCGGCTGGCCTTCGCCTCGGCCTCGCCCCCCAGGTGATTGTGGATCTCGACGTTCATGCCGCCGCCGGCGACCTCGGCCCGGCCGGACGAGACCGCCGCCATGGCGCGCAGGCTCTCGGCCAGGCCGGAGATGGTCCGCGCCGTCGCCGCCTGCTGCGCCTCGGTCAGCACCCGCTCACCTTCCAGCAGCACTGCCGGCACCTCGCGCGGGCCGAGGCCCGCGGCGGCCGTGCCCTCGTGATAGCGCGGCGCGGTGCGGAACAGCGCCGCCGGCAGCGTCCGCGGCGCCTGGCCGTCGCGGCCGGCGACGCCGCCCTCGTGCAGCGGCGTCACCCCGGTGACCGAGCCCAGCGACCCACCCGCGCCGGGCCCGAAGGACGGCGCGAACAGGCTGCCGAAGATCTGCCCCAGCTCGCCCAGCCCCTGTTGCAGGATCGGGCTGATCGACATCTGGAAGGCCAGCCGCGCCAGCTCGGCGACGGCGAAATCGACGAAGTCGGAGAGCGAGGCCTTGCCCTGCACCAGGCGCACGAAGAAGTCCTCGGCGGAGCGGGTGGCGCGGTCGAACAGGTCCTCGGAGACCGCGGCCCAGTCGCCCTGGACGGCCTCCGCCTCGGCCATGGCGCGCTCGATGCCGGCGGCCCAGTCGGTGCGCCGGTCGAGATCCTCGCGATAGGCCTCGGCCAGCATCCCCTCATGGATGCGCTCGACGTCGGCGGCGAACTCGGCATAGCCGGCCGCGGTCTCGTCCAGCCCGGCCAGGGCCTCGTCCCGCCACCGGTCGGCGGCGGCCGCGGCGCGCTCAAAGCTCGGCGCCAGCTGGTCGAGCCGCTGGGAGATGTCGTCGGTGGTCTGCTCGTGCAGCCGGGCGGTCTCCTCGGCCGCGCGGGCGGCCTCGCGGGTCGCCTTGGCATGATCGCGCTCGGCCTGCTGCGCCAGCAGCAGCTCCGAGACCAGCGCCTCCAGCTCCAGGGCCTGGCGGCGCGTGACCTCGATCTTCGCGTCGGCCGCCTGCTCGACGATGCGGGCTGTCTGCTGCTCGGCCTCGATGTCGATCGCGGTCAGCCGCTCGAAGTCCGGCGAGACCTGGCGGGCGCGGCGCAGACGCTCGATCGCCGCCAGCTCGGCCTCGGCGTCCGCGATCGCGTCGGCGAAGGGGTTCTTCTTCGGCGCGCGCCCCGGCGGGTCGTCGTCACCGCTGCCGGCCTTCGTCTCCGCCGACTTCAGCCGCTCAATCTCGGCGCGGGTGGCGGCGATGCTGCTCTGGAGCTGTTCCAGCTCGGCGCGGGCGTGGTCGATGTCCTCACTATCACCCTGGCGCTGGTGACTTTGGACGAGGCCAAGCGCCAGGTTGTTGGGCTGGCTCCGCTGCAGCAGCTGCCGTTCTTCTTCCCGGGCCTGCAGGTCGGCGGCCAGGCTGTCGAGCTCCGCCGTGAGCGCCTGCTCCCGAAGACGCTGTCCCTGCAGGCGGAGTTCCGCCGTCTCCAGCGCCGCCGCGCGGCTGTTGTCGGTCAGCCGGCCGAGGGCGCGGGCCTGTCGCTCGATGGCCTCGGTCGCGGTGTCCGTGTCGCCGCCGAGGTCAATCATCGACGCGGCGGCTGTTGCGGCCACGCCGGCGACCAGGCCGATTGGGTTCGACCGCATGGCGACGTTGAGGCCGCGCATGGCGATCGCCGCGCCGCCGGTCGCGGCGGCGAAGCCGGCCGTGGCGATCCGCGCGGTGGCGTAGCCGGCGGCGAGCGCCGCGATCGTCTCCAGGTTGCGCGCCGCGAAAACGGTGATGTCGCCGATCGCGGAGGCGACGGTGGAGAGCCCGTCGACCACGGCCGGATCCCGCAGGACGACGGCGAGTTCCTGCGCCGATTCGGTGACCGCGTCGAGGAAGCCGCCCTCGGCCAGCGCCACCTCCAGGTCGAAGATCGTCGTGCCGAAGCGGTTGAAGGCCGCGCGCGCCGATTCGGCGGCTCCGGTCACGCCATCGGCGAATTCGGCCCGCAGCTGGCGGGCGAAGCGCGGGATGAAGTCGTCGGAAAAGAGTTCGCCCTGCTCCAGCATATCCGAAAGCGCCTGTGTCGAGACGCCCATGGCCCTGGCGGCGACCTGGAAGGCGCCCGGCAGGACTTCGCCCAGCTGGCCGCGCAGCTCCTCGGCTGAGACCTTGCCCTTGGAGATCACCTGCTGGATCGCCAGCAGGGCGCGCTCGGTCTCGTTCGACGACCGGCCCAGCACGGCCATGGCCTCGGAGACGGCGGTGAAGATCTCGCGGGTCTGGCCGGCGTCGATCGCCGTGCCCCGGGTCGCGGCCGCCAGCGCCGTGAAACTCTCGATCGCCGGCCGGAGCGAGAGGCCGAGGCGGTCGGCCTCGGCGCGCACGAAGGCCATGGCGTCGGCGCCGGCCTCCGCCGAGCCGGTGGCGACCGCCAGTGCGTTCGTCATGGATTCGACGGCGACGCCGGTCTCGGCGATCGAGCGGGCAACGCGCAGCGCGCCGAAGGCGGCCAGGGCGGCGACCACGCCGCGGACCGCGCGCTCCAGCTCGACGCCGGAGCGGGCCATGCGTTGCTGCTCGGCCGCAGCCGAGCGGGTGGCGCGCTCGAAGCCGCGTTGGGCCTCGGCGGCGCGGTCGGTGGAGCGGTCCAGCCGCTCCAGCCCGGCCTCGGCCTCGCGGGTGGCGCCGGTGAAACCGGCATCCCGGGCGGTGAGCGTCAGGCCGACGCGGTACTCGGTCATCCGCTACCTCCCGCCGCTTCGGCGAAGACGGAAACCGCGCCCGCCTCCAGCGCGCGGAGATCGCCGAACCGCGCCGCCGTCATCTCGATGCCGGCCATGCGCGCCGCCGCCTCGACCGCCGCGTAGTCCAGGGCGGCGGGACGGGAGAGCGGCACGAAGCCGGCGCCGGCGGGAATGAGCTGCATGAGCTGCCGCCACTGGCCCTGGACCAGGGCGAAGAGCTCGATCGCCGGGCCGGCCGAGGCCGGCAGGACCAGCAGTCCCGCCGCCATCTCGGGGCGCCGCCGCCGCAGGCGCTCCAGCTGGTCCTCGCTCAGGCCCCATCGCTCGGCCTGGCGGATCGCCGAGGAGCTGCGCCGCGCCCGGCCGCCGGCGAAGCGCCGGCCGAGCTCGCGGAGTTTTTTCTGGCGTACTCCCGGCCCGACAGCGCCTGCCAGTAGGCCAGTACCGCCGCCTGGACGGCGGGGATGTGGCGCAGGAACTGCGCCTTGGCCGTGTCCGAGAACTCGATATCGGCGCCGTCCGCGTCGCGGACCTCGGTCCAGCCGACCAGCACCCGGCCGAGAAAGGCGGCGTTGGATTCCTTCGCCAGCGGCTCGGCCTCGTCGACCGGCAGCCGCTCGAAGACGGCGGTGAACTCCTGGAAGGCCATGGTGCCGTCCGCCTGGGGGGCGGGCACGGCGACGGGCCACGAGAACGTCTCGCGCTCGGAAAGGGTGAACAGCGGAGCCTCCTACTTCGTGGTGATGGTGATCTCGTCGTCGCCCGACGAGGGCGTGATCTGCAGGTCCAGCGGCATTGCCAGTACGCCGTCGCGGTCGGTGAACTGGCCCGTCTTGATCTGCACCGCCGGCATGGTGATCTCGACGATGTCGCCGCCGCTGGCGCCGTGGGTGATGACGATCGCCTGCGTCCCGGCGGCCGCGGCCTCCTCGACCAGGTTCTTGGTCCCGATCGTCGGCAGGTCGAGGCTGATCCGCCCGGACATCCGCCGGCGGTTGATGCGCACGCCGCGATGGCCCGCCATGTCGTCGAAGCTGGGCCGGCGGCCGCAGTCGATCGAGAACTCGGAGACGCGCATGGCCTCGCCGCCGATGGTGATCGTGGTCTCGACCGCGCCCACCGGCAGGCCCTCTGCGAAGGCGGGCAGCGAGCCGGAGATCTGCGCCGCCGCGGCGATTGCCTGGCGCAGGCCCAGCATCTGGAAGTTGATCCGCGGCACCTGGCCGGCGCGGCCCTCGATCACCGCGTTGCCGCGCGCGCCGAGCAGGCGGCCGTCGACGCCGTCGATGTTGGGATGGATCGTGACCGAGCCGTAGTCAGCCGAGACCGGCTGGAAGTCGACCTTGGTGTCGGCGGTTACCGTCTGGGCGAAGCCGCAGGCCAGCAGCAGCGCCGCCCAGTGGGGCACGGTATCGAGCGCGGCGTCGTCGCCGCCGGCGGCGAGCTCGACGGAAAGGCCGAGGGTGGCGTGCGGCGCGCCGACGAACTGCTTCTTGGCGCCGGCACGGCCGTCGACCAGCTCCCGGTCGCCGTAACTCGCCGCCAGCGGGTTCCACTGTGGGCTGCCGACGCAGAGCACGGCGTCGCCGATCGCCGGCGTCGGGTCCGTGCCCTCGGTCACCTCGGTCTTCGCCAGGATCAGGTACTCGTCGTAATCATAGGGCACGGCTCAGTCCTCCTTGGGCGCCGCGGCCGGCTTCGGCCGGGGCGCGGGTTCGGTCATCGGCCGGGGCGCGGGTTCGGCCATGATCCGGTGGGCGGGATCGGCGGGCGGCGCGGTGCGGCTGCCCTTCACCAGGCGCGCCGGCTTGTCGTCGGCCTCGCGGCGGTAGATGCCGCCGCGGCGGCGGGTGGTCTCGGTCATGACGTCACCTCGCGGGTCTCGACGCCGTCGAAGCGGAAGGCGTCCTCGAAGATCAGGATGCGGTCGGTCAGCTCGGCCAGGCGGCCGGAGACGGGGATCGGATTGTTGCGCCCGGCCGGGTGGCGGAAGGCGACCAGGGCGCCGATCAGCCCGTCGCGGAGATCGGCCAGCTCGTCATTCCCGGCCGCGCCGGTGCCGCCGGCGACGTTGCGCACCACCGAGACGGCCGAGAACGCGTAGGTGATTCGCTGGCGCAGCTTCGGGCCGGTCTCGCGGCCGCCGGTCCGGGTCTCGCCGGTGGGCACGATGAACAGCGCCGGCAGGCGGGGCGCGTTCTCCAGCACCTCGCCCAGCTCCGCGGCGCCGCCGATGTCGAGATAGCCGAGGCCGACGGCCTTCAGGTGATCGATGACGGGCTGGATCTTCATGCCCCCGCTCCCGAGCTGGGCCCGCCGCCCGCGGCGGCGTCGAGGCGGCGGACGACGATGCCTTCGATGTCCTCCTGAAGCGCCGTTGAAAGGCCGATGAAGGGCCTGGCGGGGATCGTCACCTCGCGCTTGCGCACCCAGGCGCCGCCGATGCGGAAGACGAGGCCTTTCTTCGTCTTCGCGCGGATCTGGCCGCCGGTCTGGTGGATCGCGGCGTAGACCAGGTTGGTGCCGACCGAGGCCGTATCGGCGGTCGCCGAACTCGTGATCGAGCGCCGCAGCCGGCCGGCGTCGGTCAGGGTCCGGCCGCCTTCGGCGCGGGCGCGGAGCGACGGCTTCCAGGGCCGTCCGTCCGGCGCGGTCTCCGTGTCGAAGTGCCCAACGGTGTGGCTCTCCATCTGCCCCGCGATCGAACGCATGATCGGCGTGAGATCCTCGCCGGCCTGGCGGAGCCGCCGGAGCCCGCCCCGGGCGCGCTCGAAGCCGTCGACATCGATGGTGAGCTGCAGCGCCATCAGAGGCCCTTCAGGCTCTGCCGCGAGAAGGTCCGGCCCGGGCTGGTGAACTCGGGCGCGCCCTCGGAGGCCGCGGCGCTGTCGCCGGCGTCGTCGTCGCCCAGGCTGAGAAGCCCGCGGGCCACCTGCTGCAGACCCTTCACCGCGGCCTCGTGCCGGGTGCGCACGGTCTCGGGGACGCTGTGGACGTGCAGGTAGTAGCGGGCCATGTCGGCCGCCCAGGCGGTCAGCTGCGCCGGCGGGTCGGCCAGCGGCAGCGTGTAGCGCTTGACCAGGTAGCCGTTGATCTCCGCCTCGGCCGTGGCGATGGCGCTGTCCAGGACGCTGTCGACGATGGCGCCGGCCTGGCCGTCGCGGTCGGTCAGCTGCTCCAGTTCCCGGGCCCCGAAGCGGGCGGTCATGTCGGCCTTGGTGGTGTAGCTCATGGCTCGGCCCCGGTGAGAAAAAGGTGGCCGTCTCTCCGGCCTGTCACGCCCATGCCTCAGACGTCGCAGCCGGCGTCCGCCCGCCGGCGGGCCTACTCACCCGCTCCACGCGCCAGCCCGGCCGGCGCGCTTCAGCACGAGCTTTCGCTCGGGATCTCCTCGGGCGTCAGCTCCCGCCGCCGCCCGCGTTGCCGCCGTCGCTGCCACCCTGGCCGTCGCCTTCCTTCATCGCCCGGAAGGCGGCCCAGGACGTGGCGATCGTTGCCGCCGGGATGGCGAAGCCGGCGATGCGCTCGACGGACTTCGCCTTCGGCGTGCCGTCCCGGGTGAAGTCCTTCGCCTGGTCCAGGCCGGGGAAGACGTCGAGCAGCTTCTCGTGGATCTCCGTCTCGGTCATGGGCGGGTCCGCGGGCGCCGGCGCGTCCTCCAGGTGGACGACCAGCATCGGGTCGGCCAGGATGGCCTCCACCTGGTCGGGCCGGAAGTTGGTGGCGGGCGCCTCGGTCCGCTCGGCCGGCCAGGCGCGGCCGGCGCGGCGGAAGCCGGGCCGCTTCGCGGTCACCACCAGGATCCTGTTCTCGTAGGCGTGCATGGTCATCTCCGTCAGCCCAGCCACGGCACGACCAGCAGCTCGGCCGTGCCCTTGTAGACGTTGGTGGCGCCGGCGGCGTCGCGCTCGGCGTTGAGGATCTCCAGCGCCTCGCCTTCCAGCGAAGGCGGCACGACCAGCAGCCGCGGCATGACGCCGATCGGCCGGCCATGGTCGCCCTTCATCCCCATCAGGCTCTCGCGGGCGATCTTGTAGTTCGCCTTGTTGAGGGTCTGCTTGGAGCCCCAGGCGAACTGCCAGAAGCCGAACCCGACATTGCGACGGTGCTTGATGCCGTACTTGTATTCGTCGCTGTTGAAGACCGGCTCGTCGGTGGGCGCGTCCTGGCGGACCAGCGGGCCCTCCTGGCGGACCTGGTGGATCAGCGGCTTCAGCGGCCGGCTGACGTCCATCAGGAACCAGGGCGTGCCCGCGCCGCCGTCGGTGTTGGCGACCGACTGGACCTCGCCGTTCTCGTCCAGCACCGGGTGGTCGGTGTCGAAGAAGAACTGCCCGTCATAGCAGACGGTCGAGAAGCCGGCGTTGAGCAGGGGCCAGATCAGCTGGTCCGGGTGCGCGGCGGCCGAGCGGCCCATCTCCTCGAACATCGGCGCGTAGACGCCGTACTTGTCGTCCTCAATGTGGTCCACCGGCACGCCGAGGGTCAGCTCGAACTTCCGGTTCTTGATCGAGTAGTCGTGCTGCTGAAGGTTCTGCACGACCCGGTCGCCGAACCATTCGCGCAGGTTCGGCACCTGGCCGAGCCAGCCATACTCCTCCTCGGAAGTGGTCGACGGCACGCGGGTGGCGACCCGCGGCCACTGCGGCTCGTGCTGGCCAATGCCGTTCTGGAAGCTCGCCTTGAACCCCGTAAAGAGCGTGGCGAGATTGCCCCGGTTGATGATCATGGTGCTGGAAGCTCCGCTCAGTAGGTGATTTCGAGGACGGTGTCGGCCACCCGGGCCGCGCTGTTGGCGCCGCCCACGGTGATGGCGATGACGTCGCCGGCGGCCACGGTGTTGGCGGCCGTGGGCGTCGCCTCGTCGACGTCGCCGGCGGCCGAGCCGGCCTCGGCGATCGTGATCACGCCGTTGGTCACGGGCGTGCCGTTGATCGAGAGCGTCAGCGTCGCGTCGCCGTCCGCCAGGGCGCCGTCGAGCACCGAGCGGAACTTCGTGATGTCGCCGGCGAGCGGCGCCACCAGGCGGTAGACGTCGGTGCCGCTCAGATCCGCGGCCTTGGCGTTGAGGAAGATCTTGTCGGCGCCGAGATTGCCGCGCGCGGCGGCCGCGTCATCGACGTCGCCCAGGTCGTTGGCGGCGAGCAGCGCGCCGTCCGGGCTGACCAGGACCTGCGGCCCGGTGCGGACCCAGACGCCCTGGGCGTCCACGTCGGTGACGATGCCTGCGGGGCTGCGCGCGCCGCCATTGCTCGTCTTGGCGACCGTCTGGTCGTCGACGATCCAGCAGGCCTTGCCGATCTCGGAGACCGCGATCGCCTCGCCGCCCTCCGAATTGGCCCAGCGGAAGACGCCCTCGCGGATCCGGACGGTGATGTCACCATTGGCGCCGGCGGAGTTGTCGGCCCTCTCCTCGGCGCGGCCCACGGCCACCAGGCCAGTGGCGGTGGCGCCCTGCTGGACGAAGGCGCCGCTGAGCGCCACCAGGGCGCCGGCGTGGATCAGGGTCGCGGCCTTGACGGGGAGGTCGTGGAAGACGCCCTCCATCAGCGGCGTGTTGCGGTCGGCGGAAAGCGCGGTCACTGGCTGGTCTCCTCGTTCTCGTCACGGGCGGCCTTGAAGGCCTCGGCCGTGAGGCCCATCGACCGCGCGACCTGCAGCTCCTCGGCCGATAGACCGGACTTGTCGGTGTGCGCGGCGGCGGTGGCGATGGCCGGGTCGCGGCCGGCGGCGACGATCACCGGGGCCTTCTCGGCCCAGGCGGCGAAGCCCTCCGGGTCGGCGGTGGCGTAGTTCATCGCCCACTCGTTGAGCGCGGGCGAGACCTTGCCGGCCTTGGTCGCCGCCTCGACGGCGGCCTGCGCGCCGGAGGCGGCGCTCGCCGTCTCCAGCTTCTCGACGCGGGCCGCCAGCTCGTCATAGGCGGGCTTCGGCACGTACTTCTTCGGGTCCGGCTCGGCGGAAGCGGTCTGCAGCTTCGCCGCGACGCCGGTGGCGACCGCCTCGGTCAGCTCGTCCTGGCCGGCGGCATTCGCGACCTTGGCCGCGGCCGTCTCCAGGGCGGTGTGCGAGGTCGAGAGCTGATCGGCCGCCGTGACGATGGCGGCGGCGTCGGCGTCGTCCGTCAGGCCGAACGCCTTCCGGAGCGCGGCCAGCTGTTCCTTGGTCATGGTGGGGTCGTCCTCCTGGGCGTGTGCGACCGCAGGCAGCTCCTGGATCGCGGGAACATTGACCAGACCGGCGCCGACGATGCGGGTGACGTTGCCCGCCTTGTCGGTGCCGAAGGCCGGAGAGATGAAGCGGTAGGCCCTGGACGCCAGCGCCTCGCGGCCCTCGGCGGTCCACTCGACGCGGCCGCGGATGGCGCCGTCTTCCGCCGCCTCCAGGCGGTCGATCCAGCCGACCGCGCGGCCGGTGCGGCCGGGCCGGGGCTTGTGGATGTCGTGATCGAAGTCGATGGGCAGGACGTGACCGGCGGCCGTGGCGAGCGAGGTCTCGACGACCTTGGCCGCGTCGGTCACCCGCCAGGAACCGCGGCCGTCGACGGGAACGACCTCGGCCCCGCCGGCGGGCCAGAGCGTGATCCAATCCCCACCATCGGCCGCCTCGGCGGCGGCGGTGACGGGCTGGGGCTGTCCGTATGCGAATTGCCGATCCATGGGGCCGACTGTGCGGCTCCCGGCCCGGCCGGATAAGGGCGTAACGGTTACGCCCCACGGCCCGCCCCGCCCGGGATGGCGGAGGGTCGGCGGGCGGGGCGACTGTGCCTGGCCGGTCTTGCCGGACTGGGCCAGCCAGCCTCGCAACACGGCGGTCCGCCACCATGACGCCAGGGAAGAAAATTGTCTATTCTGTCGCCGTCAGGCGGGAAAAGACGAGGGGGACCGGGTTGATGACCGAGCCGTCAGGGGAACAAGCCGAAATCCAGGAATGGACGATGAATAGCGATCGCCCGATCGCCGAGCCCGACGAGGATCAATTCGAGCTGACGTCCTTTGCCAGAACGATTGCCCGAGTGATCGCAAAGAATCGCAGCGAGGACAGCTTCGTCCTCGGTGTCCACGGCCCTTGGGGCATCGGCAAGAGCAGCACGGTCGCCCTCGTCCGGCACTGCCTAGATGCCGAGTTTGGTGAGGACAGGGAGAATCTGGAGATCATCGAGTTCAATCCCTGGTGGTTCACCGACAAGGAGTCCCTTCATGCGGATTTCTTTGCGGAACTGGCGGCAGCGATGTCCCTGCCTGATAGGGAGAGAGCGCGTCTACGCGCCATCGGTCACCGCTTGGGAAAACACTCGGCCAGTATCGCGCCGATCGTTGGGCTGATCGGCGGATCCGCCATGGAGAAGGCTCTCAGGGCGACCGGCGGCGTGTTGCAGGACTTTCTTGAAGACCCCAAGGCCACTGTCCCACACGAGCACCGGCGGATTTCGGACGCACTTCGGGAAGCAGGCAAGCGTTATCTCGTGGTCATCGACGATCTGGACCGGCTCGATATCGAAGAAGCGATGATGGTGTTCCAACTCGTGAAATCCTCAGGTCGATTGCCCAACATCACATACATGCTCGTTTTCGATCGAGCTCTGGTCGAGCGTCACCTTAAGGAAAGATTCTCAGGGGCAGACCAGCAGTATCTCGACAAGATCATCCAGGCTTCCTTCGAGGTGCCTCCTCCAGACAAGACTGACCTCCGCTACAAACTGCGGGAACAGGTCCTTCGCGCAGTGGATGCGCAGAACCAGGATGACGAGGCACGCATTCTGGACGTCCTTGTTGACGTGGTCTGGCCCTTCCTCAATACGGCGCGAGACCTGGCGCGGTTCGACAACGTCCTCAAAATCCTTTGGCCATCCGTCGAAGGTGAACTCGACAGGGCGGATTTCGTGGGCATCGAGGCTTTGCGGGTCTTTCTTCCTCTCCTGCATCGGCGCATTTTTGACAACAAGAATGCCGTGCTCCGACGTCCGGCAGCTCGCGGTCTTTCAGAGGACGACAGGGCTTCGATGACGAAGACGTTGTTCGACGGCCTTGATCAGCCATCGGTCAGAGTCCTTCAGCAAGCGCTATCGCGCCTATTCCCGAGGTTGGAGATCTACTGGGGTGGTAGTGGCTACGATTCCGATTGGGAAGCCGAATGGCGCAAGAACCGGCAGATCTGTAGCGAGACCTTTTTCGACTCGTATTTCCGCTATGCCATCGACGACAGCACGTTACCAGCCTCACAGTTGGATCAGATCATCAGTCAGTCGGGGGACGGGAAGACAGTTGCGAGCGCGCTGCGGAAAGCAAGCGCCCGACCCAGGCGCCAAGGCGGGACTAAAGCTGCCTCTCTGCTCGATGAGTTGGTGGTTCGCGCCGAGGACGTGCCCGAGCAGAATATCGAAAGCTTCCTCGGGGCTGTGTTCAGTGTGGTTGACGAGATCAATTTGCCGATAGACGGGTCCAGGCGGTTGGGGGATTTCGAGGACAACGAACTCCGCGCGCACT is a genomic window containing:
- a CDS encoding tape measure protein produces the protein MTEYRVGLTLTARDAGFTGATREAEAGLERLDRSTDRAAEAQRGFERATRSAAAEQQRMARSGVELERAVRGVVAALAAFGALRVARSIAETGVAVESMTNALAVATGSAEAGADAMAFVRAEADRLGLSLRPAIESFTALAAATRGTAIDAGQTREIFTAVSEAMAVLGRSSNETERALLAIQQVISKGKVSAEELRGQLGEVLPGAFQVAARAMGVSTQALSDMLEQGELFSDDFIPRFARQLRAEFADGVTGAAESARAAFNRFGTTIFDLEVALAEGGFLDAVTESAQELAVVLRDPAVVDGLSTVASAIGDITVFAARNLETIAALAAGYATARIATAGFAAATGGAAIAMRGLNVAMRSNPIGLVAGVAATAAASMIDLGGDTDTATEAIERQARALGRLTDNSRAAALETAELRLQGQRLREQALTAELDSLAADLQAREEERQLLQRSQPNNLALGLVQSHQRQGDSEDIDHARAELEQLQSSIAATRAEIERLKSAETKAGSGDDDPPGRAPKKNPFADAIADAEAELAAIERLRRARQVSPDFERLTAIDIEAEQQTARIVEQAADAKIEVTRRQALELEALVSELLLAQQAERDHAKATREAARAAEETARLHEQTTDDISQRLDQLAPSFERAAAAADRWRDEALAGLDETAAGYAEFAADVERIHEGMLAEAYREDLDRRTDWAAGIERAMAEAEAVQGDWAAVSEDLFDRATRSAEDFFVRLVQGKASLSDFVDFAVAELARLAFQMSISPILQQGLGELGQIFGSLFAPSFGPGAGGSLGSVTGVTPLHEGGVAGRDGQAPRTLPAALFRTAPRYHEGTAAAGLGPREVPAVLLEGERVLTEAQQAATARTISGLAESLRAMAAVSSGRAEVAGGGMNVEIHNHLGGEAEAKASRTPDGGLRIDFLRRLKDDVSGDIAADLRSGQGPVFAAMRDGGLPMSLPRPRANP
- a CDS encoding DUF1799 domain-containing protein, with the translated sequence MAAGLLVLPASAGPAIELFALVQGQWRQLMQLIPAGAGFVPLSRPAALDYAAVEAAARMAGIEMTAARFGDLRALEAGAVSVFAEAAGGSG
- a CDS encoding phage tail tube protein, translating into MPYDYDEYLILAKTEVTEGTDPTPAIGDAVLCVGSPQWNPLAASYGDRELVDGRAGAKKQFVGAPHATLGLSVELAAGGDDAALDTVPHWAALLLACGFAQTVTADTKVDFQPVSADYGSVTIHPNIDGVDGRLLGARGNAVIEGRAGQVPRINFQMLGLRQAIAAAAQISGSLPAFAEGLPVGAVETTITIGGEAMRVSEFSIDCGRRPSFDDMAGHRGVRINRRRMSGRISLDLPTIGTKNLVEEAAAAGTQAIVITHGASGGDIVEITMPAVQIKTGQFTDRDGVLAMPLDLQITPSSGDDEITITTK
- a CDS encoding phage tail terminator protein encodes the protein MKIQPVIDHLKAVGLGYLDIGGAAELGEVLENAPRLPALFIVPTGETRTGGRETGPKLRQRITYAFSAVSVVRNVAGGTGAAGNDELADLRDGLIGALVAFRHPAGRNNPIPVSGRLAELTDRILIFEDAFRFDGVETREVTS
- a CDS encoding phage virion morphogenesis protein, with product MALQLTIDVDGFERARGGLRRLRQAGEDLTPIMRSIAGQMESHTVGHFDTETAPDGRPWKPSLRARAEGGRTLTDAGRLRRSITSSATADTASVGTNLVYAAIHQTGGQIRAKTKKGLVFRIGGAWVRKREVTIPARPFIGLSTALQEDIEGIVVRRLDAAAGGGPSSGAGA
- a CDS encoding gp436 family protein is translated as MSYTTKADMTARFGARELEQLTDRDGQAGAIVDSVLDSAIATAEAEINGYLVKRYTLPLADPPAQLTAWAADMARYYLHVHSVPETVRTRHEAAVKGLQQVARGLLSLGDDDAGDSAAASEGAPEFTSPGRTFSRQSLKGL
- a CDS encoding HI1506-related protein produces the protein MHAYENRILVVTAKRPGFRRAGRAWPAERTEAPATNFRPDQVEAILADPMLVVHLEDAPAPADPPMTETEIHEKLLDVFPGLDQAKDFTRDGTPKAKSVERIAGFAIPAATIATSWAAFRAMKEGDGQGGSDGGNAGGGGS
- a CDS encoding Mu-like prophage major head subunit gpT family protein codes for the protein MIINRGNLATLFTGFKASFQNGIGQHEPQWPRVATRVPSTTSEEEYGWLGQVPNLREWFGDRVVQNLQQHDYSIKNRKFELTLGVPVDHIEDDKYGVYAPMFEEMGRSAAAHPDQLIWPLLNAGFSTVCYDGQFFFDTDHPVLDENGEVQSVANTDGGAGTPWFLMDVSRPLKPLIHQVRQEGPLVRQDAPTDEPVFNSDEYKYGIKHRRNVGFGFWQFAWGSKQTLNKANYKIARESLMGMKGDHGRPIGVMPRLLVVPPSLEGEALEILNAERDAAGATNVYKGTAELLVVPWLG
- a CDS encoding phage protease; translated protein: MDRQFAYGQPQPVTAAAEAADGGDWITLWPAGGAEVVPVDGRGSWRVTDAAKVVETSLATAAGHVLPIDFDHDIHKPRPGRTGRAVGWIDRLEAAEDGAIRGRVEWTAEGREALASRAYRFISPAFGTDKAGNVTRIVGAGLVNVPAIQELPAVAHAQEDDPTMTKEQLAALRKAFGLTDDADAAAIVTAADQLSTSHTALETAAAKVANAAGQDELTEAVATGVAAKLQTASAEPDPKKYVPKPAYDELAARVEKLETASAASGAQAAVEAATKAGKVSPALNEWAMNYATADPEGFAAWAEKAPVIVAAGRDPAIATAAAHTDKSGLSAEELQVARSMGLTAEAFKAARDENEETSQ
- a CDS encoding KAP family P-loop NTPase fold protein, which translates into the protein MTEPSGEQAEIQEWTMNSDRPIAEPDEDQFELTSFARTIARVIAKNRSEDSFVLGVHGPWGIGKSSTVALVRHCLDAEFGEDRENLEIIEFNPWWFTDKESLHADFFAELAAAMSLPDRERARLRAIGHRLGKHSASIAPIVGLIGGSAMEKALRATGGVLQDFLEDPKATVPHEHRRISDALREAGKRYLVVIDDLDRLDIEEAMMVFQLVKSSGRLPNITYMLVFDRALVERHLKERFSGADQQYLDKIIQASFEVPPPDKTDLRYKLREQVLRAVDAQNQDDEARILDVLVDVVWPFLNTARDLARFDNVLKILWPSVEGELDRADFVGIEALRVFLPLLHRRIFDNKNAVLRRPAARGLSEDDRASMTKTLFDGLDQPSVRVLQQALSRLFPRLEIYWGGSGYDSDWEAEWRKNRQICSETFFDSYFRYAIDDSTLPASQLDQIISQSGDGKTVASALRKASARPRRQGGTKAASLLDELVVRAEDVPEQNIESFLGAVFSVVDEINLPIDGSRRLGDFEDNELRAHWLLNRFRDRVSKEQFDRAVVRAAKLASLQFLLSLADRALRNNGLIEGRRGAERSIVSSEAAIELRDLALEAVTRAASDMSLLQVPELVSSLYVWMQLEEMMGEETVRDWVQQNLEDPQLVVALAGSFVSTNQSSSGRSNVTRTRYLVHKKLVAGLCDPKRLISCVDELLAGPGTTDEEKSTLRHFRELWDEASDEEPLFVEQLALDEADMTEE